Genomic DNA from Terriglobales bacterium:
TAAAGCGGTTGTCACGGGGGACAGCTTTGCCTCTGTCTTGCCCATTCATTGTGGAGCGGCCAGTCTCGACAGCCGTGTTTCCGTAGATGCGCACCTGAACCTCGTCGGTGGTGATGGACTGAAATTTCAATTCACCGGACGCAAAATCTGAAATCACCTGCGGCTTGGTTCTCACGGCGCCACTTGGCCCTACGCCGATAAAATCAGCAGCATAGATGCGCTCAAGGGCCGCCACATCCGACTCGATCTGCGCCTGAATGCGTTCATGATCCAATTGTCTTATGACCTGCTCAATGCTTCTTCTTCGATCCCAGCTCTCGCGCGGGCTTTGTCCTAGGGCGATAGAGGCCGTCGTAAGGACAAGGACGGCGATGACAATTGTTCGTCTCATGGAGAGTTCGCCTTTGTTAATTACTCACTCGCGTGTTCGTTTCTTCGGCGCATAACGGTTGACTTGACGCGGAGGCGCGATTTCATTCAAGCATCGCCGGACCCGAGCGGTCAATGTGATGGACGAACTCCGAAGGTGTTCGGGTTCATCCCGCAATGCCTTCCTTCTCTTCAGAGTCAGTGTTCGGGTTCGCCAGAATCCTCACCAATAACGAGGGAAGCAGGATCAACGCAAGGTCGTCCTCGCGAGCCGGGTTACCAGAACCGATGCCAAACGCCGACTAGCAAACGCCGAGCGCTGCCAAAGGCTGCGCGAGACTTGGCGTCGCAAGGAGTTGCGGGACGCATGGGGCTACCCGCAATTTCTACCTGTGATTCATACCTGTATTACGGGCAAAGACTCGGAAAGACGCACTTCTACACGTTGTAAGTCGTTCTATCTCGTAATCGTGGTAGTTTGACACGGTAGAGGTCAGGAGTTCGAGTCTCCTCGTGCCTACCATTCTTCTTAGCCTCCAAGCATGCAACAGTTATAGTTGACCTCCTGGAGCGTCTCTATCAGACCATTCCTTCAGGCAGTGAACAAATTCGGCACAGGAGCGATCGTTGAAATTAGTCAGTTCGCGGACTTTTGCTGTTCCTCTCTTAATAGCCCTGAGTTCCACATTGTGCTTCTCGCAGATCGATGATGCCACGCGACAGATGTCCCGTGACATCTTCAAGCAGCTCGTTGAAATCAACACTACGGATTCTGTTGGGAACGTCAGCACGGCGGCGGAAGCCATGGCGCAACGGCTGCGAGCCGCCGGATACTCGGCAGCAGATATCCAGGTGATTGGGCCGAACGATCGCAAGAAGAACTTGGTTGCGCGTTTGCACGGCGCCGGCAGGAAGAAGCCGGTATTACTGATAGGACATCTCGATGTAGTCGAGGCGAAACGCAGCGACTGGACCACCGATCCGTTTCAGTTTGTCGAGCAGGACGGCTATTTCTACGGTCGTGGCACCCAGGACATGAAGGGCGCAGATGCCATCCTTGTGACTACGATGATCCGTCTGAAAAAAGAGAGTTATAAGCCGGAACGAGACATCATTCTTGCGCTCACCGCAGACGAAGAAGGCGGGAAATCGAATGGTGTCGATTGGCTTGTGAATAACCATCGTGAACTTGTCGATGCCGAGTTCGTGCTGAATCCAGATGGAGGGGGCGTGCAGCTCGAGAACGGCAAGCCGGTAATGATGGAGATGGATGCAACGGAAAAGCTCTACTCCGACTACCAGCTTAAAGTAACGAATCGCGGGGGCCACAGCTCGCTTCCGGTGGCGGACAATGCGATTTATCACATTGCAGACGCGCTCTCAAAGCTGGAGAGATACCGTTTTCCTTTCGAGTTGAACGACGTCACGCGCGCTTACTTCGCCCAGATGTCGAAAACTGAAACCGGACAGAAAGCGGCAGACATGAAGGCCATCTTGTCCACATCGCCAGATGAACAGGCCATTGGGCGATTATCGGAAGATCCGCTGAACAATTCACTGATGCACACCACGTGCGTGGCGACGCGTCTAGACGGAGGCCACGCAAATAACGCATTGCCGCAGACCGCCCGCGCTAACGTAAACTGCCGCATCCTGCCCGGGCACTCGATTGAAGAGACGCGACAGATGCTGATCAAGATCGTTGATGATCCAAAGGTCGCCGTCAGCAGCGTAGGCAGCGATGGGGAAGTTCAGACACAGAGTTTTCCGCGAAAATCTTTTCCGCCTCCGCCATTGTTGCCGCAGGTGATGAATCCGCTGGAACGCGTGACGCAGGAGATGTGGCCCGAAACCCCAGTTGTACCTTCGATGGCAACCGGAGCGTCTGATGGCGTGTACACCTCGCCTGCCGGCATGCCGACGTTCGGGATATCGGGACTCGCGCTCGACGTGAACGACATTCGGGCACACGGTAAGGACGAACGTCTGCCGGTGAAGTCGTTCTACGATGGCGTCGAGTTTTACTACAAGTTCCTGAAGGCTGTCGCGTCGGAATAAACGGCACATTCTTTTGGCACTGTCATCCCTCAGGCCGCCGAGTAGCTGTTGAAGTGTCTTTGCGCCGTTTGCGCCCTGGGGGGATCTGCTGTTTTCTAAAATCTGCGAAAAAGCAGATCTTCGCGCCGCATAAACAAGGGGCCGGTAGCTCTATGATTTTCGCTGCGGGGCGAGGGATGACAGTCTCATCAATAGTGTCACGCAACGAATAAACGACTTAGGCTTTCGCCAGCTCGTACAGATAATCCACGTGTGAGCGAACGGCTCCATCCAGTCCCTGCACCTTTGGATTACTCGACTCGATGACGTAGTACTCGTTGGGGGCGTGAGCTCCGCTTCCGTGTCCCAGCCCGAAGTGTCCGGCAGGCAGCCGTAGCGGCTCACCAGTGAACACAAACCCAGGCCAGGAACCAGCCAGCCGCGGGAACATGATGGGATCGATTCCCGATCGCTTGTACACAGCCTGGGCCGCGCGAATGACTCCCGAATCGGCAGGAGTAGTGGTGGGGTCGTATCCGCCTGTCATGTTGACTTCAATGTCGCCATAGCCATGCTTTACCAGGTGTGCTTTCAGCAGTTGCAATGACTCGGACGCAGTCATATCGGGAACAAGGCGGCAGTCGAGTTTCGCAACAGCCTTGTGAGGCAGAATCGTCTTTCCTCCAGGACCGGTATAGCCGCCGACTAGGCCTTCGATGTTTACAGTCGGGCGCGACACCAGCATCTCAAGCGCTTGCTGATAGGGAACATCGTTGATCCAGTGACTGATGCCGAGCGTGCGTTTCCGCGTGGCTTCATCCTCGCGGCGCGCGGCGACCGCGATCATTTGCTTGTCTGTCGCTGAGAGCGGACGTACTTTGTCCATGTAATTTGCGATGGCCGGGGTATTGCCATCAGGCGTCACGAGCGTGGTCAGCGCTTCGACAAGATGCCATGCCGGACTATCGGTCATCGCTTTCAAACTGGAGTGCACATCCTGTTTTGGGCCGCGTCCCCAACGCTCTCCGCTCGAGACTAATTCCAGCTCCATTACTCCCTTCGAGCCGAGATCAATCGTCACCTCGCCATCCGGATTCTGCGACGCTGAAGGCATGAATAGCCCGGTGCACTTCTTAAGAGCAGCGAGAATATCCGGACGCCTCACAATCTGCGGGAAATGGGGAGAGCCAATCTCCTCCTCGCCTTCGCCTACAAAAACAAAGTTAACGGGAGGTTTGCGCCCTGCGGCTTTGATGGCGTGCAGCGCCGCCAGAAATGTTGCCTCTGGCCCCTTCTGGTTCACGGCACCGCGTCCGACAACAACTTTCCCAAAACCGGTCTTGTCCACCAGTGCAGCTTCGAATGGAGGTGATGACCACTCCGAAGGATCCACCTGCTTCACGTCGTACATGAAGTAAAGTCCGATAGTTTTCGCGGCGCCATTGTCCATTGTGGCGAAAATACCCGGCTGACCATCCGTCGGCACCTGGGTGACTTGCTCAAAGCCCGCGTCGCGCAACATCTCCATCGTGAGCCGGCAGCCTTCCTGCATGCCGCGATTCTCAGCGGCGATCGACGGCTGGCGGATCCAGGTTTGCAAGCGTTGCACATTTTGGTCATGTTGCTTCTGGATTTGCGCAACGATGGGTTGAAGGTCGGAATCCTCGCTCTCGGCGGTGCTAGGAAGAGCGGTGCTGGCGGCGGCCATTGCGGCGGTAGCAACAAATTCGCGTCGGTTCATAACCGCGCGAGGATAAAGGATTGGAGAGCCACGTGTCTAGCCAACGGCAGACTGAGCTATTGTTTTCCCGTGAGCTGGCGAATCAAATCAACTTCTGCCTGACGATACGGGCTGCCATCAGGGCGCAGTACCTCGTGAAACCAGACGGAAGGCTCCTCGAGAACATAAGGACGTCTCCACGAATCCCACGGCAGATTGGTTTGAGTTTTCCCCACAACGAAACCCCAGTTGATCGCACCAACTTTCTCTTGCTTGGCGATCGGCAACACTGTATCGAATGTGCTGCCCGCAGAACGCGCCATGTATTCTGTGCAGATCACGGGCCGGTTGAACTTCCTTAGCCAGGTAACCTCGCTCTTGAAATACTCGGGCCAGGAATAATTGTGGAAGGTGATGACGTCTGACTCGCGCAGCTGAATCTCTTGTAGCGGGCCCAGCTTTGTCTCGTCCGGGTTTCTGCCGATTGTCCATACACCGCTAGTAAGAGGCTGCGTTGGGTTCATCTGGCGAACCCATGCGAACACCTGCGGCAAAAGCATCTCTACCTTTGCGTTCTTATCCTTCAGCTCCTGCTTGGAATAGGAGCTTTGGTTATCAGCGCCGGGTTCGTTCCACACATCCCATCCGAGAATGCGGTCGTCCTTAGCAAAGGCTCCCACGACGCCCTGAACGTATGCCTTCAGTCGCGGATACTGGCTTTCGTCCGTCAGCGCAGTCGCTCCGGGGCTCTGCACCCAACCCGAGTTGTGAATGCCCGGAATGGGTGGATGCTGTGGACCAAGATGAGGAAATGGGTCCCAGCAGGAATCGAAGATCACGAGCAGGGGCCGGATGTGATGGCGCGAGGCAATCGTGAGAAATCGATCGATACGCTTCTGGAAGCCCGCTGCATCCTGCTGCCAGAGCAGGTCGTGCAAGAAGACGCGCATGGTGTTCATGCCCATGGCTTCCGCCCAGCCAAGTTCCTGATCGATTTGGTCGGGATTGAAGGTGGCTTCCTGCCACATCTCTAACTGGTTGATTGCCGACCTGGGAATGTAATTGCTGCCGACGAGCCACGGCTGCTTGGCGTACCACTCCTGCGCCTTCTGCTCAGACCAGCGAGCACTCTGCGGATCCGCAGCGCTCATGGTAAAGGTCAGAAAGAGCAGCGTTATAGCGCTAACGAGCAATCTAGGCATTCTCTTCATTGGAGCTCCGGATTAGAACACGAGAGTTCACTTATAAGCGAGGCATCGGTGGTTTTATCAGGTTCCACGAAACCGATCCTTTCCGGTGCAAATGCCGGCGGTAAACTTTGTCACGACTGGTGACATACAGCCATTGCATGTCTGGGCCCCCGAATACCAGATTGGACAAACTAGTATCCTGCGGCTTATTGATGATCGCGTTTACTCTTCCCGGCTGATCGCAGACCTGAATTCCCAGCTTTGTCGCGACATAAAGGAAGCCTTCGGTGTCGTAAGTCATCCCATCGGCGCCGCTCTGCGAGGAATCGTCGGGAGTCTCCAGGCGATAGAACGGCTCGCCGTTCGTCAATGAGCCATCGGGCCCGACTTGGAACGACGAGACCCACTTGCCCCGAGTATCGGCCACTGCCAGCAGCGACTGATCGGGAGAGAGCCGGACTCCGTTCGGGAACTCGATGCCGGTGAAGACCACCCGCTTCTTGCCCGCAGCATCGATAAACCAGATTTGATGGTTAGGTGGATCGCTGAAGTAAACCTCGTTGCGCGCCGAGACGGCCAGATCATTCGAATCCACATCTTCAGCAAGCACCGACTCCCCGCCATCAGGCGAATATGCCACGATGCGCCGTTTTGTGCTTTGGCACACGTACAGACGTCCGTCAGGACCGAACATCATTCCGTTGGCTCCGCCACTGTCTTCTTTCCAAACGGTGATCTTGCCGCTCAAATCGATCTTGTGAATGCGATTGTTCGGACGATCGGTGAAATAAACATTCCCTTCCTTATCGACCGCAGGCCCCTCGGAGAACTTGAAGCCTTCGCCCACCATCTCCCACTCTTTTCCGGGCTCGAGAATCTCGTAAACACCGCGTTCATTTACCCTGACGGGTTTTGCCACGGGCTTGGGATAGTCCTTCCAGAGCCAACGCAAAGCGTCGGGGAGAATGGCGCCGCCATGTTTAGCGTTGTGGCCTTCGGAGCCAATTATGAAGTTGCTTTCATAACCTGCGAACTCTAGCGCAGAAGCAATGTCCTGATTCGCAATGAACCAGCTGCCTGAGTAGATGTTGAGATCGTTGCGTCCATCCTGCAGGAAAATGCGTAGCGGCTTGGGCTCGGTCTTGCGGATGAGTGAGGCCAACTCCTCGGCTCCCCGCAGATTCGTGAAGCTGCCAATGAAACTCAGGACGCGGTGGAATGCGTCCGGACGGGTCCAGGCCGCATTGAACGCGGCGATTCCTCCAGAGCTCGAACCAGCGAGCGCGTAGTCGTTGGGATCCTTCGACAACCGATAGCGGGTCCCGACCTCGGGCAGAATTTCCTCGATCAGAAATCGCGCGTAGCGGTCGCCGAGGGCGTCGTATTCGAAGCTTCGGTTATATCGGTTCTGCTGATTCGGCGATGCTGCCGGTAGGATTCCTGGATCTATGAAGATGCCAATCGTGACCGGCATTTCACCTTTGTGAATCAGGTTGTCAAGGACTATGGCGGCGCGCCAACTGCCGGAGTCATCCACCATGTGTCCGCCGTCCTGAAAGATCATGACGCATGCAAGCTTATCGGGCTTGTACTGCGCTGGAACGTAGATCCAGTAATCCCGCACCGTACCCGGATAGATCTTGCTGGTCCAGGAATATTTTGTGACCGTGCCTTTAAGAACGCCCGGCTGTCGTTGCGAATCGGGACCTAGGACATAGTCCTCAGCAAACAGCGTCGCCGACGAAAGCACGAGAAGGAACAGCAGTGAGGAAAACGCGGCTGTCTTCATGAACGGGAAGACATTGTATTTGAGAAAACGTGCGCAGCGTTGTGAGACCTATCCGACAGACTCGGACACTTCGCGTGGCTTCCAACTACGTGCGGCTTTCACGAACTCACGGAAAATAGCTTTCGAGGGTTCATCTACAGAATATGTGCGCTCAGGGTGCCACTGCACCGCCAGGACGAAGTGATCGGGCGAGGTACCTTCCAGGGCTTCGATGATTCCGTCTTCGGGGCACTGTGCCACGACGCGCAGCCCATCTCCGGGAAGATCTGCCGATTGATGATGGCTGGAGTTCACTCGAACTCTACCTGGGCCAACTAAACGGAAGAGTCTCGAAGCTGGGGTTACCTGAACGTCGTGGGCGAATTCGACCTTGCGACCTGCCTCATGATTAATGCTTGTGTTCTCGATGTGCTGGACTAGCGTTCCCGTACGCCAGACATTCAGCGATTGCAACCCATAGCAGATTCCCAGAACGGGTTTATGCAGGTTATGTGCATCTTGCAAAAGCAGTTCGTCCAGATTGTCGCGACCTGGATCCGCGGCTGCAGTCCTGGAATCCCGATCAGCGCCGAACTTCTGCGGATCGACGTCCGCTGGACTACCCGGGAGCAGCACCGCTTCACAATTCGTCACCAACTTGGCAATTTCATGCGGCGTGGCGCTGGCTGGAATCACCACTGCCTCCGCACCCTCCGCCTCGACCGCGTTCACATACTGCGGCAGTGATCGGTGATTGTATTCAGGGTTGGAAGAAGTGGGCTCAGGGATCGCAATGCGGGGCTTCATGCTGTGAAGTTAGTTTACAACTTCGAAGCTGGAAGCCGCGAAGCTAGCTTCCGACCTGTAACGGAATAAACCGCGGCGTTGGAGTATTCGCGTCGCGCCCTTTACGTTTGCTGAAAGCGCTTCGGTAGACAGCGTCATACTGCGCCCCCACGGCCTCGGCGCTGCGCGTGGCCACACAGTGCTCGCGGCCAGCGGAGGCGAGGGCGCGGCGAAACTGAGGGTTGCAGGCAAGAAAGCTGGCGCGTTGGGCAATGTCGTGCACCTCACCGGAACGGAACCAAAGGCAGCCACGCCCGTCTGGAGTAATGTCACGATGCGGCTCAACATCACTTGCAAGCAAAGCTCGGCCATGCGCCAAAGTCTTAAGGGCGATTCCACTTGCGGCGTGTTCGCGATCGCAAATGACAATGTCGGCTGAAGCGAGTGCCCTGTCCTGCATGGCAGTCGGCAAGACAGAAATCCACGGCGTGAGATTGCAGGCAGAAGCCATCTCCCAGATCGTGTCTCTTGCCTGCGTTTCTGCGAGAACAACTAATCGCACGTCGGGATGTTCGCGGCGCACGTTGCATAGGACGCGCATCCAGCGCAGAAGCGCATCGCGACTTTCCCAGTCTGGAGTTGGGAGACCGGGTATTAGGAGGAACACCGTATCGGGTCCTGCACCAGCGGACTCGATGAGCCATCTTCGTTCCGGAGCAGATTCCAGCAGACTGTGCTCGATAGGTTGTGGAATGAGAAAAGCGTTAGCAGCCTTAACCCCACGTTCCAGGCATGCGAGACGTTGGGTGTGATCGTGCACAACCACGGCCGCGGCTCGCGTCAGCACGAATTGCTCGGCAACCCTAAATGAGCGAGCTAGCCACGAATTCTCATCGCAATGCCCAACTGCAGCAGCCAGCTTTTCGACTGGTTGTTTCAGTTGATAGACAACGCATGACGAGGCTCGCACCGCCGCCATTCCCGCCGAAAAAGAGTGAGCATGCAGGATTTCAGACGACGTCTCTGCGGCACTCTCGTTCATGAGGCTCCGCCATTCGCGCACGTGATTCCAGGTGTGCAGAAGGGAGACCGGCTGTATGGATTCCCGTTTCGGTGCTTCGAGAAATGGATTCACTGCTGTGATCCCGGTTGGCGTCAGAAGAGAGGGACGCATGCCCGCAGCGAGTTGACCCTCCAAAAGCGGCAGCACATCGCGAGCCAACTCACAGGCATGTATCACTGTCCACGGATACTGTCGAGAAACGTGCGCTCGCCTGTCGGAGTCGGAGAGACCGCTCCCCATCGTCTGGGTAACCCTCATGGCTTTTCTCGCGCGCTGAAATCTACTACCACTCATGCTCAGGAAACTTCCTTTCGCTCTGCGGCGAGCAGCTGCGAGTATGGCAAGACTTGATTACGGCCTCGTGACTTCGCAGCGTACAGCGCCGCGTCCGCGCTCTCGATCAGCTTCTGACGGCAATCGGCATCCCGACCGTACACAGCTATTCCGATGCTGATCGTGAGTTTCTTGTGGCCATTGGTGCCCTCGATTTGGAAATCGGCATTTTGTACTGCCTTACGCACGCGCTGCGCTACCGAGATTGCTTCTTGCTCCGTCGCTTCGGGCAGGATGATGACAAATTCCTCTCCGCCATAGCGCGCCACCGTATCAACTTCGCGCATATCCTTTACGAGCAGGGAGGTGACTTGGCGCAATACTGAATCGCCAACTTGGTGTCCGTGGTTATCATTCAGCACCTTGAAGTGGTCGATATCG
This window encodes:
- a CDS encoding nuclear transport factor 2 family protein → MRRTIVIAVLVLTTASIALGQSPRESWDRRRSIEQVIRQLDHERIQAQIESDVAALERIYAADFIGVGPSGAVRTKPQVISDFASGELKFQSITTDEVQVRIYGNTAVETGRSTMNGQDRGKAVPRDNRF
- a CDS encoding M20/M25/M40 family metallo-hydrolase, producing MKLVSSRTFAVPLLIALSSTLCFSQIDDATRQMSRDIFKQLVEINTTDSVGNVSTAAEAMAQRLRAAGYSAADIQVIGPNDRKKNLVARLHGAGRKKPVLLIGHLDVVEAKRSDWTTDPFQFVEQDGYFYGRGTQDMKGADAILVTTMIRLKKESYKPERDIILALTADEEGGKSNGVDWLVNNHRELVDAEFVLNPDGGGVQLENGKPVMMEMDATEKLYSDYQLKVTNRGGHSSLPVADNAIYHIADALSKLERYRFPFELNDVTRAYFAQMSKTETGQKAADMKAILSTSPDEQAIGRLSEDPLNNSLMHTTCVATRLDGGHANNALPQTARANVNCRILPGHSIEETRQMLIKIVDDPKVAVSSVGSDGEVQTQSFPRKSFPPPPLLPQVMNPLERVTQEMWPETPVVPSMATGASDGVYTSPAGMPTFGISGLALDVNDIRAHGKDERLPVKSFYDGVEFYYKFLKAVASE
- a CDS encoding M20/M25/M40 family metallo-hydrolase, with translation MNRREFVATAAMAAASTALPSTAESEDSDLQPIVAQIQKQHDQNVQRLQTWIRQPSIAAENRGMQEGCRLTMEMLRDAGFEQVTQVPTDGQPGIFATMDNGAAKTIGLYFMYDVKQVDPSEWSSPPFEAALVDKTGFGKVVVGRGAVNQKGPEATFLAALHAIKAAGRKPPVNFVFVGEGEEEIGSPHFPQIVRRPDILAALKKCTGLFMPSASQNPDGEVTIDLGSKGVMELELVSSGERWGRGPKQDVHSSLKAMTDSPAWHLVEALTTLVTPDGNTPAIANYMDKVRPLSATDKQMIAVAARREDEATRKRTLGISHWINDVPYQQALEMLVSRPTVNIEGLVGGYTGPGGKTILPHKAVAKLDCRLVPDMTASESLQLLKAHLVKHGYGDIEVNMTGGYDPTTTPADSGVIRAAQAVYKRSGIDPIMFPRLAGSWPGFVFTGEPLRLPAGHFGLGHGSGAHAPNEYYVIESSNPKVQGLDGAVRSHVDYLYELAKA
- a CDS encoding cellulase family glycosylhydrolase, which codes for MPRLLVSAITLLFLTFTMSAADPQSARWSEQKAQEWYAKQPWLVGSNYIPRSAINQLEMWQEATFNPDQIDQELGWAEAMGMNTMRVFLHDLLWQQDAAGFQKRIDRFLTIASRHHIRPLLVIFDSCWDPFPHLGPQHPPIPGIHNSGWVQSPGATALTDESQYPRLKAYVQGVVGAFAKDDRILGWDVWNEPGADNQSSYSKQELKDKNAKVEMLLPQVFAWVRQMNPTQPLTSGVWTIGRNPDETKLGPLQEIQLRESDVITFHNYSWPEYFKSEVTWLRKFNRPVICTEYMARSAGSTFDTVLPIAKQEKVGAINWGFVVGKTQTNLPWDSWRRPYVLEEPSVWFHEVLRPDGSPYRQAEVDLIRQLTGKQ
- a CDS encoding SMP-30/gluconolactonase/LRE family protein, producing MKTAAFSSLLFLLVLSSATLFAEDYVLGPDSQRQPGVLKGTVTKYSWTSKIYPGTVRDYWIYVPAQYKPDKLACVMIFQDGGHMVDDSGSWRAAIVLDNLIHKGEMPVTIGIFIDPGILPAASPNQQNRYNRSFEYDALGDRYARFLIEEILPEVGTRYRLSKDPNDYALAGSSSGGIAAFNAAWTRPDAFHRVLSFIGSFTNLRGAEELASLIRKTEPKPLRIFLQDGRNDLNIYSGSWFIANQDIASALEFAGYESNFIIGSEGHNAKHGGAILPDALRWLWKDYPKPVAKPVRVNERGVYEILEPGKEWEMVGEGFKFSEGPAVDKEGNVYFTDRPNNRIHKIDLSGKITVWKEDSGGANGMMFGPDGRLYVCQSTKRRIVAYSPDGGESVLAEDVDSNDLAVSARNEVYFSDPPNHQIWFIDAAGKKRVVFTGIEFPNGVRLSPDQSLLAVADTRGKWVSSFQVGPDGSLTNGEPFYRLETPDDSSQSGADGMTYDTEGFLYVATKLGIQVCDQPGRVNAIINKPQDTSLSNLVFGGPDMQWLYVTSRDKVYRRHLHRKGSVSWNLIKPPMPRL
- a CDS encoding gamma-glutamyl-gamma-aminobutyrate hydrolase family protein (Members of this family of hydrolases with an active site Cys residue belong to MEROPS family C26.); its protein translation is MKPRIAIPEPTSSNPEYNHRSLPQYVNAVEAEGAEAVVIPASATPHEIAKLVTNCEAVLLPGSPADVDPQKFGADRDSRTAAADPGRDNLDELLLQDAHNLHKPVLGICYGLQSLNVWRTGTLVQHIENTSINHEAGRKVEFAHDVQVTPASRLFRLVGPGRVRVNSSHHQSADLPGDGLRVVAQCPEDGIIEALEGTSPDHFVLAVQWHPERTYSVDEPSKAIFREFVKAARSWKPREVSESVG
- a CDS encoding glycosyltransferase, encoding MRVTQTMGSGLSDSDRRAHVSRQYPWTVIHACELARDVLPLLEGQLAAGMRPSLLTPTGITAVNPFLEAPKRESIQPVSLLHTWNHVREWRSLMNESAAETSSEILHAHSFSAGMAAVRASSCVVYQLKQPVEKLAAAVGHCDENSWLARSFRVAEQFVLTRAAAVVVHDHTQRLACLERGVKAANAFLIPQPIEHSLLESAPERRWLIESAGAGPDTVFLLIPGLPTPDWESRDALLRWMRVLCNVRREHPDVRLVVLAETQARDTIWEMASACNLTPWISVLPTAMQDRALASADIVICDREHAASGIALKTLAHGRALLASDVEPHRDITPDGRGCLWFRSGEVHDIAQRASFLACNPQFRRALASAGREHCVATRSAEAVGAQYDAVYRSAFSKRKGRDANTPTPRFIPLQVGS